In one window of Agromyces badenianii DNA:
- a CDS encoding DUF7059 domain-containing protein — protein MSTEPAQGPIAAVDLVRTAELLGRLRADLGAAEFTVSALDGLWGPDAAAALHRGERVPARRALAARRAGRGTSGGHGASAGPAVLAELFVLGDAVPRSDLDRVLPALGVAGAVELGLVGDAGEVGAGGDGASVRARLDLRPYAFTDALGGGEWWVLSDLGELALGHALGEHHVLGVGGASMTLSGLMLPTPAASVLDLGTGCGIQAMHASRFAERVVATDISERALEIAGMNFTLNGIEGVELRLGSLFDPVAGERFDRIVSNPPFVITPRVEGVPEYDYRDGGMVGDALVEAVISGARDHLEPGGVAQLLGNWEYRDGDGDGDGLDRVGRWAGDLEHWVIEREVQHVTEYAETWIRDGGTRPGTAEFDRLYDAWLDDFAARGVDRVGFGYVLLRRADAAASGNAAGGAAARGSGRLARLERLHGALGSNGAGLGAHLAECLAEHDRQAALDDAALSAARLVTAGDVTEERHYWPGDEDPTAMLLRQGGGFGRAISLDTSLAALVGASDGELAVGAIVAALAQLLEVDESALAAELLPAVRTLVDDGMLSFAE, from the coding sequence ATGAGCACCGAACCCGCACAGGGGCCCATCGCCGCCGTCGACCTCGTCCGAACGGCCGAGCTGCTCGGTCGGCTCCGCGCCGACCTCGGCGCCGCCGAGTTCACGGTCTCGGCGCTGGATGGGCTGTGGGGTCCGGATGCCGCGGCAGCACTCCACCGCGGTGAGCGGGTGCCCGCGCGGCGGGCGCTCGCGGCGCGACGGGCCGGGCGCGGGACATCCGGGGGGCACGGGGCATCTGCCGGCCCTGCCGTGCTCGCGGAGCTCTTCGTGCTCGGCGACGCCGTGCCGCGATCCGACCTCGACCGAGTGCTTCCGGCCCTCGGCGTCGCCGGTGCGGTGGAACTGGGGCTCGTGGGCGACGCGGGCGAGGTGGGCGCCGGGGGCGATGGGGCATCCGTTCGGGCGCGGCTCGACCTGCGGCCCTACGCGTTCACCGACGCGCTCGGCGGCGGCGAATGGTGGGTCCTCTCCGACCTCGGCGAGCTTGCACTCGGTCATGCGCTCGGCGAACACCACGTGCTCGGCGTGGGCGGAGCGTCGATGACCCTGTCTGGGCTCATGCTCCCGACGCCGGCGGCGAGCGTACTCGACCTCGGCACCGGGTGCGGCATTCAGGCGATGCACGCCTCGCGCTTCGCGGAACGCGTCGTGGCGACCGACATCTCAGAGCGCGCGCTCGAGATCGCCGGGATGAATTTCACCCTGAACGGCATCGAGGGCGTCGAGCTGCGGCTCGGGAGCCTGTTCGACCCGGTCGCGGGGGAGCGCTTCGATCGCATCGTCTCGAACCCGCCGTTCGTGATCACCCCCCGCGTCGAGGGCGTGCCCGAATACGACTACCGCGACGGCGGCATGGTCGGCGACGCGCTCGTCGAAGCGGTCATCAGTGGCGCCCGCGACCATCTCGAGCCGGGCGGGGTCGCCCAGCTGCTCGGCAACTGGGAGTATCGCGACGGCGACGGCGACGGCGACGGACTCGATCGGGTCGGACGATGGGCCGGCGACCTCGAGCACTGGGTCATCGAGCGCGAGGTGCAGCATGTCACCGAGTACGCCGAGACGTGGATCCGCGACGGCGGCACGAGGCCGGGCACGGCCGAGTTCGACCGGCTCTACGACGCCTGGCTCGACGACTTCGCCGCGCGCGGGGTCGACCGCGTGGGCTTCGGCTACGTGCTGCTTCGCCGGGCGGATGCCGCGGCATCCGGGAACGCGGCGGGCGGTGCCGCAGCCCGTGGGAGTGGGCGCCTCGCCCGCCTCGAACGGCTGCACGGCGCGCTCGGATCGAACGGCGCCGGGCTCGGCGCCCACCTCGCCGAGTGCCTCGCCGAGCACGACCGCCAGGCGGCGCTCGATGACGCCGCACTCTCAGCGGCTCGGCTCGTGACGGCCGGCGATGTCACCGAGGAGCGCCACTACTGGCCGGGTGACGAGGATCCCACTGCGATGCTGTTGCGCCAGGGCGGCGGCTTCGGTCGGGCGATCAGTCTCGACACGAGCCTCGCGGCGCTCGTCGGCGCGAGCGACGGCGAGCTCGCCGTCGGTGCGATCGTCGCGGCCCTCGCCCAGCTGCTCGAGGTCGACGAGTCGGCACTCGCCGCAGAGCTGCTGCCCGCGGTGCGCACGCTCGTCGACGACGGGATGCTGAGCTTCGCCGAGTAG
- a CDS encoding DUF1761 domain-containing protein produces the protein MLVDVNYWAVVVATLSTMLVGSIWYTPKVFGNYWMRVAKVDDSGDRGAVGPIVTTLIVSFISAWVLAIATQVAWTALGGNYLLMAITTGLMLWAGFTAARFITHDAFEGRPPGLTILNIAHEFVTVLVMALIIGAWPPAGTV, from the coding sequence ATGCTCGTCGACGTGAACTACTGGGCCGTTGTCGTCGCGACGTTGTCGACGATGCTGGTCGGCTCGATCTGGTACACGCCCAAGGTGTTCGGCAACTACTGGATGCGGGTCGCGAAGGTCGACGACTCCGGCGATCGCGGAGCGGTCGGGCCGATCGTCACGACACTCATCGTGAGCTTCATCTCGGCGTGGGTGCTGGCGATCGCCACCCAGGTCGCGTGGACGGCGCTCGGCGGAAACTACCTGCTCATGGCGATCACGACGGGCCTCATGCTCTGGGCCGGCTTCACCGCAGCACGCTTCATCACGCACGACGCGTTCGAGGGCCGCCCGCCCGGTCTCACCATCCTGAACATCGCGCACGAGTTCGTGACCGTGCTGGTCATGGCGCTCATCATCGGGGCGTGGCCGCCCGCCGGCACCGTCTGA
- a CDS encoding DnaJ domain-containing protein: MPDSPLSASPYEVLGVASDADEATLRLAYRRALRSAHPDTGGDVAQFHAVQLAWELVGTPDARALFDRGARGGASAASQSHEAWAPAAPKPRRDSRPLARTYGHPGGLSRERYLGLIREWAGRGVELADPYDPALVRSAPRDIRHVLADALAEEESARALSTLGIAYTVWHDLATDAAGRGLPPKLDHLVLGPTGLFAIQSEDWGGPVEMKRGELVGEVLDGERPVRALAARAKAIGRAARVKPTALLIVVPDEHAAESLELGGSNRGAVVALVRRSRLASAIREGLAGSAHLGGTEVMEVRSRLQAVVRFA, from the coding sequence ATGCCCGACAGTCCGCTCTCCGCATCCCCCTACGAGGTGCTCGGCGTCGCCTCCGATGCAGACGAGGCGACGCTTCGGCTCGCCTACCGTCGGGCGCTTCGAAGCGCCCACCCCGACACCGGCGGCGACGTGGCGCAGTTCCATGCCGTGCAGCTCGCCTGGGAGCTCGTCGGCACGCCCGATGCACGCGCCCTGTTCGACCGGGGTGCCCGCGGTGGAGCATCGGCAGCGAGCCAGAGCCACGAGGCGTGGGCGCCCGCGGCACCGAAGCCGAGGCGCGATTCACGGCCGCTTGCGCGCACCTACGGTCATCCGGGCGGCCTGTCGCGTGAGCGCTACCTCGGACTGATCCGCGAATGGGCCGGGCGGGGCGTCGAACTCGCCGACCCCTACGATCCAGCCCTCGTGCGGAGTGCGCCGCGCGACATCCGGCACGTGCTCGCCGATGCGCTCGCCGAGGAGGAGAGCGCCCGGGCGCTCTCGACGCTCGGCATCGCCTACACGGTGTGGCACGACCTGGCGACGGATGCCGCGGGGCGAGGCCTGCCGCCGAAGCTCGACCACCTCGTGCTCGGCCCCACGGGACTCTTCGCGATCCAGTCGGAGGACTGGGGCGGCCCCGTCGAGATGAAGCGCGGCGAACTCGTCGGCGAAGTGCTCGACGGTGAACGCCCGGTGCGTGCGCTCGCCGCACGGGCGAAGGCGATCGGACGTGCTGCCAGGGTCAAGCCGACGGCTCTGCTCATCGTCGTGCCCGACGAGCACGCGGCCGAATCGCTCGAACTCGGCGGAAGCAATCGCGGCGCGGTCGTCGCGCTCGTTCGTCGGTCGCGCCTTGCCAGCGCCATCCGTGAAGGGCTCGCGGGTTCGGCCCACCTCGGCGGCACCGAGGTCATGGAGGTGCGTTCGCGCCTGCAGGCGGTCGTGCGTTTCGCCTGA
- a CDS encoding M18 family aminopeptidase: MPASSTDAYITDFAEFVQASPSSYHAAAEVARRLEAAGFARLDERDEWPAGGRHVVVRDGAVIAWAAPEGAGPATPYRIVGAHTDSPSFKLKPRATSSSEGLLQAGVEVYGGPLLNSWLDRELELAGRIVTDDGGEHLVRTGPMLRIPQLAIHLDREVNKGLTLDKQRHLQPIWGAGGDGEILGELAASAGVPAEHVVGHDVLVADTQAPARFGLDGALFASGRMDNLSSVYAGLMALLGAPNDAEHISVLAAFDHEELGSESRSGASGPFLDDVLVRIGAGLGAGDVERRRAFAASWVVSSDAGHAVHPNYPDRHDPANRPVLGGGPLLKLNANQRYASDAAGAGFWAAVCRQAGVPSQPFVSNNSIPCGTTIGPLTATRLGIRTVDVGVPLLSMHSARELAHVDDLAALGAAMAAFLTPEV; encoded by the coding sequence ATGCCCGCTTCCAGCACCGACGCCTACATCACCGACTTCGCCGAGTTCGTCCAGGCGTCTCCGTCGTCGTACCATGCGGCCGCCGAGGTCGCTCGACGACTCGAAGCGGCGGGGTTCGCGCGGCTCGACGAGCGCGACGAATGGCCGGCCGGTGGGCGCCACGTGGTCGTGCGCGACGGCGCCGTCATCGCCTGGGCGGCTCCCGAGGGTGCCGGGCCTGCGACGCCGTACCGCATCGTTGGTGCGCACACGGATTCACCGTCGTTCAAGCTGAAGCCGCGAGCGACCTCGAGCTCCGAGGGACTGCTGCAGGCCGGTGTCGAGGTCTACGGCGGACCGCTCCTGAACTCCTGGCTCGACCGCGAACTCGAGCTCGCCGGCCGAATCGTCACCGACGACGGAGGGGAGCACCTCGTGCGCACCGGTCCGATGCTGCGCATTCCGCAGCTCGCGATCCACCTCGACCGCGAGGTGAACAAGGGGCTCACGCTCGACAAGCAACGCCACCTGCAGCCGATCTGGGGCGCGGGCGGCGACGGCGAGATCCTCGGCGAGCTCGCCGCGTCGGCGGGAGTGCCGGCCGAGCACGTCGTGGGGCACGACGTGCTGGTGGCCGACACCCAGGCGCCGGCCCGCTTCGGACTCGACGGCGCCCTGTTCGCGTCGGGCCGCATGGACAACCTGAGCTCCGTGTACGCGGGGCTCATGGCCCTGCTCGGCGCTCCGAACGATGCCGAGCACATCAGCGTGCTCGCCGCGTTCGACCACGAGGAGCTCGGCTCGGAGTCGCGGTCGGGTGCGAGCGGTCCCTTCCTCGACGACGTGCTCGTGCGCATCGGCGCGGGCCTCGGCGCAGGCGACGTCGAGCGCCGGCGTGCGTTCGCGGCTTCATGGGTCGTGTCGTCAGATGCTGGCCACGCCGTGCATCCGAACTACCCCGACCGGCACGACCCGGCGAACCGGCCCGTGCTCGGCGGCGGGCCGCTGTTGAAGCTGAACGCCAACCAGCGCTACGCGAGCGACGCGGCGGGTGCCGGCTTCTGGGCGGCGGTCTGCCGTCAGGCCGGGGTGCCGAGCCAGCCGTTCGTCTCGAACAACTCGATTCCCTGCGGCACGACGATCGGACCGCTGACTGCGACGCGCCTCGGCATCCGCACCGTCGATGTCGGGGTGCCCCTGCTGTCGATGCACTCCGCCCGTGAACTGGCCCATGTCGACGACCTCGCCGCCCTCGGGGCCGCGATGGCGGCGTTCCTCACGCCCGAGGTGTAA
- a CDS encoding cation:proton antiporter yields the protein MHIGEVFLLLGGSLAVTAFARWRGWPAPLLVMGVAFIVSVVPVVPEIEVDGELVLTVVLPPLLYSAALDVTYLNFRRSIRQIRRLGISLPIATAVAVGLVVWLIAPSLGLPLALLIGAIVAPSDAVSAAAVGRKLGLPRRVMTVISGESLVNDATSITLFRTFAAIVAGATVTWLDGIGSFIIAVAVGTGLGLVIGWLVTIVRTRLDDPVVLGTIGLLVPFAAYAIAERLGGSGVLAVVAAGILIGYNAPKTSYATRQQERPLWQSIDVMLEGLVFALIGLQLSPAVIDVLSSPLGLWVNVALALAALATVILVRIVWVFGGYALSRRIGTWLAPIWARRGRRYRVEPRLAPKELAVISWAGMRGVVTLATATAIPTMAGDPSAGSTVFLIAFVVTIGTLLLQSTTLPALIRRLGVVADDEREQDRKEIQAVLRRSNEAGFEYIESRREEWRERFGAELADGVIDRFEKRIRADAAKSGRLESDEDAPTTASHAELAELSRQWIAARRAVVLEERDAGNLNEEVMRELFFALDAEELALDSRTAVRSDARGELP from the coding sequence ATGCACATCGGCGAGGTCTTCCTGTTGCTCGGCGGCTCGCTCGCGGTCACCGCTTTCGCGAGATGGCGAGGCTGGCCGGCACCGCTCCTCGTCATGGGGGTCGCGTTCATCGTCTCGGTCGTGCCGGTGGTGCCCGAGATCGAGGTCGACGGCGAGCTCGTGCTCACCGTCGTGCTGCCGCCGCTGCTCTACTCGGCCGCGCTCGACGTGACCTACCTGAACTTCCGGCGCAGCATCCGCCAGATCCGCCGTCTCGGCATCTCCCTGCCGATCGCGACGGCCGTCGCCGTCGGGCTCGTGGTGTGGCTCATCGCCCCGTCGCTCGGGCTGCCGCTGGCGCTGCTCATCGGCGCCATCGTGGCGCCGTCCGATGCCGTCTCCGCGGCGGCCGTCGGCCGCAAGCTGGGCCTGCCCCGCCGCGTGATGACGGTGATCTCGGGTGAGAGCCTCGTCAACGACGCCACCTCGATCACCCTCTTCCGCACCTTCGCCGCGATCGTCGCCGGTGCGACGGTCACCTGGCTCGACGGCATCGGCTCCTTCATCATCGCCGTAGCGGTCGGCACCGGCCTCGGCCTCGTCATCGGATGGCTCGTGACCATCGTGCGCACCCGCCTCGACGATCCGGTCGTGCTCGGCACGATCGGCCTGCTCGTGCCATTCGCGGCGTACGCGATCGCCGAGCGACTGGGCGGCTCGGGCGTGCTCGCGGTCGTCGCCGCGGGCATCCTGATCGGCTACAACGCGCCGAAGACGAGCTACGCCACGCGGCAGCAGGAGCGCCCGCTGTGGCAGTCGATCGACGTGATGCTCGAGGGCCTCGTGTTCGCGCTCATCGGGCTGCAGCTGAGCCCGGCGGTCATCGACGTGCTATCGAGTCCGCTCGGCCTCTGGGTGAACGTCGCGCTCGCCCTGGCGGCGCTCGCGACCGTCATCCTCGTGCGCATCGTCTGGGTCTTCGGCGGCTACGCCCTCTCACGTCGCATCGGCACCTGGCTCGCGCCGATCTGGGCGAGGCGGGGCCGACGGTATCGCGTCGAGCCTCGCCTCGCGCCGAAGGAGCTCGCCGTCATCTCGTGGGCGGGCATGCGCGGCGTCGTCACCTTGGCCACGGCGACCGCGATCCCGACGATGGCGGGCGACCCGTCGGCGGGCAGCACGGTGTTCCTGATCGCCTTCGTGGTCACCATCGGCACGCTCCTGCTGCAATCGACCACCCTGCCGGCGCTCATCCGCCGCCTCGGCGTCGTCGCCGACGACGAGCGGGAGCAGGACCGAAAAGAGATCCAGGCGGTGCTGCGGCGCAGCAACGAGGCCGGCTTCGAGTACATCGAGAGCCGTCGCGAGGAGTGGCGCGAACGCTTCGGCGCCGAGCTCGCCGACGGCGTCATCGATCGTTTCGAGAAGCGCATCAGAGCGGATGCCGCGAAGAGCGGCCGACTCGAGAGCGACGAGGATGCCCCGACCACCGCGTCGCACGCCGAGCTCGCCGAGCTCTCGCGCCAGTGGATCGCCGCGCGGCGCGCGGTGGTGCTCGAGGAACGCGATGCCGGCAACTTGAACGAAGAGGTCATGCGCGAGCTCTTCTTCGCCCTCGACGCTGAGGAACTCGCCCTGGATTCGCGCACCGCGGTGCGGTCGGACGCTCGCGGCGAACTGCCGTGA
- a CDS encoding rhodanese-like domain-containing protein, with protein MTETISSTPPAVVSALFEHVADRDAAIAHFRGRLGFESDVSDVAAALAEADHGFVLVDTRSDAAWAQGHVPGAVHLPGRRIAVEAAARIPAGTPVVVYCWGPGCNGATRAALEFALLGHPVKEMLGGFEYWVREGFAYDTADGGAELAPDALTNVAAAGLGGGAVADGAITCAC; from the coding sequence ATGACCGAGACGATCTCCAGCACACCGCCCGCCGTCGTTTCCGCGCTCTTCGAGCACGTCGCGGACCGTGACGCGGCGATCGCTCACTTCCGGGGCCGGCTCGGCTTCGAGTCCGACGTCTCCGATGTCGCCGCCGCGCTCGCCGAGGCCGACCACGGGTTCGTGCTCGTCGACACCCGCAGCGACGCCGCGTGGGCGCAGGGCCATGTGCCGGGTGCGGTGCACCTGCCCGGCCGGCGCATCGCGGTCGAGGCGGCGGCGCGGATCCCCGCCGGCACGCCGGTCGTCGTGTACTGCTGGGGTCCGGGATGCAACGGCGCGACTCGTGCCGCCCTCGAATTCGCGCTGCTCGGACACCCCGTGAAGGAGATGCTCGGCGGGTTCGAGTACTGGGTGCGCGAAGGCTTCGCCTACGATACCGCCGACGGTGGGGCCGAGCTCGCGCCCGACGCGCTCACGAACGTCGCCGCGGCCGGACTCGGCGGCGGGGCCGTCGCCGACGGCGCCATCACCTGCGCCTGCTGA